A single region of the Anaerostipes rhamnosivorans genome encodes:
- a CDS encoding NAD(P)/FAD-dependent oxidoreductase, whose protein sequence is MKYDVIVVGGGPAGLAAAVEASKNGADKILVVERDQELGGILNQCIHNGFGLHYFKEELTGPEYANKFIEMLEQTNIEVMLDTMVLDVDEDKKCVHAMNKKNGYMVLEGKALILNMGCRERTRGAIAIPGDRPAGVFTAGAAQRYVNIEGYMVGKKVLILGSGDIGLIMARRMSLEGAKVVGCVELCPYSNGLTRNIVQCLEDYDIPLYLSHTITDIKGDKRVEQVVVQKVDEKNQPIPGTEITFDVDTVLLSVGLIPENELTRAAGITMDPRTNGPVVFENMETSAEGVFASGNVVHVHDLVDFVTAESQKAGRSAAAYVKNGETEDQTYIELKNGDCVGYTVPQKVRPSNVDKMVEVMFRVRNVYKDVAIKVTSGGEELASFKREHMAPGEMEKIVIPKAFLEKVKNGEITVSVEKVGA, encoded by the coding sequence ATGAAGTATGATGTGATCGTAGTCGGAGGAGGACCGGCAGGACTTGCAGCCGCAGTGGAAGCAAGCAAGAATGGTGCCGATAAAATCTTAGTGGTAGAACGTGACCAGGAACTTGGCGGAATCTTAAACCAGTGTATCCACAATGGATTTGGTCTTCATTACTTTAAAGAGGAACTGACCGGACCGGAATATGCCAATAAATTTATCGAGATGTTAGAGCAGACCAACATTGAAGTGATGCTGGATACGATGGTGCTGGATGTGGATGAAGATAAGAAATGCGTCCACGCTATGAATAAGAAAAATGGATATATGGTACTGGAAGGCAAGGCCCTGATCTTAAATATGGGCTGCAGGGAGAGAACCAGAGGAGCGATCGCAATTCCTGGAGACCGTCCGGCTGGAGTATTCACTGCCGGTGCCGCTCAGAGATATGTCAACATTGAAGGATACATGGTCGGGAAAAAGGTCCTGATCTTAGGTTCAGGAGATATCGGCCTTATCATGGCAAGGCGTATGAGTTTAGAGGGTGCTAAAGTCGTAGGATGTGTAGAACTCTGTCCATATTCTAATGGTCTTACTAGAAATATTGTACAGTGCCTGGAAGATTATGATATCCCTCTATACTTATCTCACACCATTACGGATATCAAAGGGGATAAGAGAGTAGAGCAGGTTGTCGTACAGAAGGTGGATGAAAAGAACCAGCCGATCCCGGGTACTGAGATCACATTTGACGTAGATACTGTACTGTTATCTGTAGGGCTGATTCCGGAGAATGAGCTTACAAGGGCAGCAGGTATCACAATGGACCCAAGGACAAATGGGCCGGTGGTATTTGAAAATATGGAGACATCCGCAGAAGGTGTTTTTGCAAGCGGAAATGTTGTGCACGTCCATGACCTGGTAGACTTCGTAACTGCCGAGAGCCAGAAAGCAGGAAGAAGTGCCGCTGCATATGTAAAGAACGGTGAGACCGAAGACCAGACTTATATTGAACTGAAAAACGGTGACTGTGTAGGATATACGGTTCCTCAGAAAGTCCGTCCTTCCAATGTGGATAAGATGGTGGAAGTGATGTTCCGTGTGCGTAACGTATACAAAGACGTGGCCATTAAGGTTACTTCCGGAGGAGAAGAATTGGCTTCCTTTAAGCGGGAACACATGGCTCCGGGTGAGATGGAGAAAATCGTGATTCCAAAGGCATTTTTGGAGAAGGTGAAGAATGGCGAGATCACTGTGTCTGTAGAAAAGGTAGGTGCTTAA
- a CDS encoding DUF1667 domain-containing protein yields MTDLICIVCPKGCHLKVDEENGYKVTGNGCPRGAVYGEKELVNPTRVITSTVRVDAKTARRVPIKTNGDIPKGKIYDIMDELTKVTAKAPVNVGDVIIKDVLGLGVDIVATKKVTA; encoded by the coding sequence ATGACAGATTTAATTTGTATTGTTTGTCCGAAAGGATGTCATTTAAAGGTCGATGAGGAAAATGGATATAAAGTAACCGGAAACGGATGCCCGAGAGGAGCCGTTTACGGAGAAAAAGAATTAGTCAACCCTACCAGAGTCATTACATCTACTGTCAGAGTAGACGCAAAGACGGCCAGAAGAGTTCCGATCAAAACAAATGGCGATATTCCAAAAGGAAAGATATATGATATCATGGATGAGCTGACCAAAGTAACAGCGAAGGCCCCGGTAAATGTCGGAGATGTCATCATTAAGGACGTTCTTGGACTGGGAGTAGATATTGTGGCAACAAAGAAAGTTACAGCATAA